The following nucleotide sequence is from Zingiber officinale cultivar Zhangliang chromosome 10A, Zo_v1.1, whole genome shotgun sequence.
ACGATAACTCGATCAGCTTTACGATTAGCTCATCGGTCTACTAGAGGACGCTCCTCGGGCCAGGGTATGTTACCATACTCATTCTTGATTCTTCACGCATTTCATTATTCtactatttatttgattttttatatatttttaagacTTGCCTTGAACATTAGGGTACCAGGGATTGGGTAATCCGGTCATTGTTTGCGAGTAATGTTGACCAGAGACTTTCTGACAACTTAGTAAACAAAAAAGATAGCTTTATATCCTCCTCTCTAGATTATGGCATGCAACTCGATCAATATTCTAATCATATCATTTCAACCATTTCATCTTCTCAACTTCTGGATACGATGAGGACGTTGTAGGCTAAGTTTGTGCCAATTTTAAAATCAGAAACATAGACTTTTAAATTAGATTGACAGATTGTGACGTCAAAAAATAATGAAATTCACCGCTCGAATTACTTTGCAGAGATTCTTACCATGATATATTAAGAAATAGTTTTCCCAAAACAAACTTTCTTTTGATGTAaaaattcatcaaaaataagtatATAATTTCATCAATATAATCAgttttttttcatctttttacTAAAACATAAAAAGGAACTGAAACTTTCGCAAAAATATGGATGAAATACTTCAATTCTAATTTACTTTCACATAAAAAGACTCATGATCCGTTGTGTTAGGGGGGAACAATGATAGGAGCTGGCGGGACTAGTTGCTCCAGCGGCCAACATTCCCACCCTTCGTCCTTGGTGCGTGCCACCGAGAAATGCTTGGCAACCCAAACGTGATCCCCATTCATTTCCCTTTCCCTTCGTcgcttcctctcctcctcctctattCTCCTCTTCGCCTCGGAAGCTTTTCCCCAGTCCTTGTTCAAGATGGACCGGCTCACTTCGCCCCACACCCTCGCTGACTCAGTCGGCCACACCTTCTGCACAACCAGTTACTGAAATTGGTGTCCAGTTTTTGAATACGCGAGTTTTGGACTCAGGGCCATATCCATACCTGTGGAGCCACCAGAATTGGAGTGTTCAGTTTGGAGATCGCTTTCTTGGCGTCGTACAAGACCGTCACCTCCCCGCAGTGGACGTCTTTCAACCTGATTACTCTGCAAAAGAAAAGGCCAAAttaaagggattttttttttttgtatggatAGAAAAACCATGAGTTGAGACAACGCACCGGTCCCACTGGCCGTCGATCTCGTAAATTGTTTTTAGTGTCTTGGAATGGCAGATGGTGCCCTTGACGGACCGGCAGCTCCCACCGAATCCGAGGAACACCTGGCTCTTGTAGTAGCAGAGATCTGCCCGGAGGCCCGACTCCTCGCACTTGATCCTGACATTCCCCAGCCAGTCAGCGCCAGTCGGTGGAAGTAGTTTTATCGATAAGTTCGGTGAGTCCATCTCGTAGTTCTCACCCGAGGCCAAAAGCCTCAGCTGCCTCTTTCCTTTGATGGTAGCTTCGATGCTTGTACCTTTGGGAATGAATTGCAGGAAATGAGTAACGATGAAAAGATAGAAAAATAGCCATGTGATCAGAGGATAGAATGGTAAGTTTGTGAGAGATAATATTACATACCTTGGAATCTGGGAATAGGGCTGTGGCACCAAATCATTTCCAGATTGTGCTCGCTATCAGTTGCATGGAGAGCTGAGACGGGAGGGTGATGGGACACCTGAAATCTCAGATATTAAAATTCCAAAGGTTGATTTGAATTGTATCAATCAAACAGTTGTAAGAGCATTGGCCCATTGATGATTTCCCTCCTCTATTTTCTTATGAAACTGTGGTATTAAGGAACATGCTTCACACATGTCAGCGAATTTGCATAGTCTTTAGTCCAGATAGCCACATATGACCTAGTTTTAAGGAACATCCTGTA
It contains:
- the LOC122026151 gene encoding oxysterol-binding protein-related protein 4C-like; this encodes MIMDEAEEEAKAQRKAVVLTAPLALEGGLAAEHRPPNLLKQVFSLFRNVRPGSDLTRFQLSSLFNMPKSQLQCYGETVYCCGEDYLQECARGKSSLERFTSVVAWSLSTTRPAIFGQAPFNPILGETHHVSKGSLNVLLEQVSHHPPVSALHATDSEHNLEMIWCHSPIPRFQGTSIEATIKGKRQLRLLASGENYEMDSPNLSIKLLPPTGADWLGNVRIKCEESGLRADLCYYKSQVFLGFGGSCRSVKGTICHSKTLKTIYEIDGQWDRVIRLKDVHCGEVTVLYDAKKAISKLNTPILVAPQKVWPTESARVWGEVSRSILNKDWGKASEAKRRIEEEERKRRREREMNGDHVWVAKHFSVARTKDEGWECWPLEQLVPPAPIIVPP